From the Streptomyces sp. KMM 9044 genome, one window contains:
- a CDS encoding ATP-dependent DNA helicase, which produces MHAPISDPEQLKELLGIPFTPEQTACIVAPPAPQVIVAGAGSGKTTVMAARVVWLVGTGRVAPEQVLGLTFTNKAAGELAERVRKALIKAGVTDPDTIDPDNPPGEPVISTYHAFAGRLLTDHGLRIGLEPTSRLLADATRYQLAARVLREAPGPYPALTRSFPDLVGDLLTLDGELSEHLVRPEDLRGHDTELLRTLENTKLTNADLRKVPEAAAARRELADLVLRYRAAKRERDLLDFGDQIALSARLGRIPEVGRVLRDEFRVVLLDEYQDTSVAQRVLLSGLFGGGTGHPVTAVGDPCQAIYGWRGASVANLDDFPEHFARADGGPATRQSLSENRRSGGRLLDLANGLAEPLRAMHAGVEALRPAPGAERNGTVRCALLLTHAEELDWIADSIAHLVRTGTAPGEIAVLCRTATDFAEIQSVLVAREVPVEVVGLSGLLYLPEIADLVAVCEVLQDPGANASLVRLLTGPRWRIGPRDLALLGRRARLLVSHARMDGEGDPDRRLAEAVEGTDPSEVISLADALDTFLETPLDGHGDDDGLPFSPDARVRFARLATELRDLRRSLADPLMDVLHRVLAVTGLEIELSASPHALAARRRETLSNFLDIAASFAAGDGEATLLAFLGFLRTAAQYEKGLDNALPGGENTVKVLTAHKSKGLEWDVVAVPGLVTGTFPSGQGREKWTAQGKVLPHGLRGDADTLPDIESWDSRGLKVFHEAMKDHQHTEELRLGYVTFTRPRSLLLGSGHWWGPSQKKPRGPSAFLQALHDHCAAGYGETEAWANEPAEDDENPALRRAGQDQAWPLPLDDDALARRRAAADTVLAHLESLAGHPDDRPAAVHAQDTYDDPDWPPPPDDEDLPPDDVAPFADDVADVADVADEDDWASWTADRPPDDGLPADSLPAGPSIDSLPADRPAGRRPTVPHQATAPEPAAPRLTPEEARTVASWDRDLDALAGELLRARDSGTEVLLPASLTASQLLRLAADPDGFARELARPMPRPPQPAARRGTRFHAWVEARFEELTLPLLEPDDLPGSEAEISDEHDLAALKDAFERTEYAHRTPYRVEAPFQLEIAGRVVRGRIDAVYRQDDSDAGGTGTGAGTTYEIIDWKTGRGRTADPLQLAVYRLAWAEQQGVPLESVTAAFLHVRTGETVRHDVLPDRAAIEQLLLEEPSKDTSGDGPGDAPGEIPHSEDTPAGR; this is translated from the coding sequence GTGCATGCGCCCATCAGCGATCCCGAGCAGCTCAAGGAGCTCCTCGGGATCCCCTTCACCCCCGAGCAGACGGCCTGCATCGTCGCGCCGCCCGCTCCTCAGGTGATCGTGGCCGGAGCCGGTTCCGGCAAGACGACGGTGATGGCGGCACGCGTGGTGTGGCTGGTCGGCACCGGCCGGGTCGCCCCCGAACAGGTGCTCGGCCTGACCTTCACCAACAAGGCCGCCGGTGAACTCGCCGAACGCGTCCGCAAGGCGCTGATCAAGGCAGGCGTCACCGATCCGGACACCATCGACCCCGACAACCCGCCGGGCGAACCGGTGATCTCCACCTACCATGCCTTCGCGGGCCGCCTCCTGACCGACCACGGGCTGCGCATCGGCCTCGAACCGACCTCCCGGCTCCTCGCCGACGCCACCCGCTACCAGCTCGCCGCGCGGGTGCTGCGCGAGGCCCCCGGCCCGTACCCCGCCCTCACCCGTTCCTTCCCCGACCTGGTCGGCGACCTCCTCACCCTCGACGGCGAACTCTCCGAGCACCTCGTGCGACCCGAGGACTTGCGCGGCCACGACACCGAGTTGCTGCGCACCCTGGAGAACACCAAGCTCACCAACGCCGACCTGCGCAAAGTGCCCGAAGCGGCCGCCGCGCGGCGCGAACTCGCCGACCTCGTCCTGCGCTACCGGGCAGCCAAACGCGAGCGCGACCTGCTCGACTTCGGTGACCAGATCGCTCTCTCGGCGCGGCTCGGCCGGATCCCCGAGGTGGGCCGCGTCCTGCGCGACGAGTTCCGTGTGGTCCTGCTCGACGAGTACCAGGACACCTCGGTCGCCCAGCGCGTTCTGCTCTCCGGCCTGTTCGGCGGCGGGACCGGCCACCCGGTGACCGCCGTGGGCGACCCCTGCCAGGCGATCTACGGCTGGCGCGGCGCCTCCGTCGCCAACCTGGACGACTTCCCCGAGCACTTCGCACGGGCCGACGGCGGCCCCGCCACCCGCCAGTCGCTCAGCGAGAACCGCCGCAGCGGCGGTCGCCTGCTGGACCTCGCCAACGGTCTCGCCGAGCCCCTGCGGGCCATGCACGCGGGAGTGGAGGCCCTCCGCCCGGCCCCGGGAGCCGAGCGGAACGGCACCGTGCGCTGCGCCCTGCTGCTCACCCACGCCGAGGAACTCGACTGGATCGCCGACTCCATCGCCCACCTCGTACGCACCGGCACGGCGCCCGGCGAGATCGCCGTCCTGTGCCGTACGGCGACCGATTTCGCCGAGATCCAGAGCGTCCTCGTCGCCCGGGAGGTCCCCGTCGAGGTCGTCGGCCTGTCCGGGCTGCTGTACCTGCCCGAGATCGCCGACCTGGTCGCCGTCTGCGAGGTCCTCCAGGATCCCGGTGCCAACGCCTCGCTCGTCCGTCTGCTGACCGGCCCGCGCTGGCGCATCGGCCCGCGCGACCTCGCCCTCCTCGGCCGCCGTGCGCGCCTGCTCGTCTCCCACGCGCGTATGGACGGCGAGGGCGACCCCGACCGCCGTCTCGCCGAGGCCGTCGAGGGGACCGACCCGTCCGAGGTGATCTCGCTCGCCGACGCCCTCGACACGTTCCTGGAAACCCCGCTCGACGGCCACGGGGACGACGACGGGCTGCCCTTCTCGCCGGACGCGCGCGTACGGTTCGCCCGGCTGGCCACCGAACTGCGCGACCTGCGCCGCTCCCTGGCCGACCCGCTGATGGACGTCCTGCACCGCGTCCTCGCCGTCACCGGCCTCGAGATCGAACTGTCGGCGTCCCCGCACGCCCTGGCCGCCCGCCGCCGCGAGACCCTGTCCAACTTTCTCGACATCGCCGCCTCTTTCGCCGCCGGGGACGGCGAGGCGACCCTGCTCGCCTTCCTCGGCTTCCTGCGCACCGCCGCCCAGTACGAGAAGGGCCTCGACAACGCGCTGCCCGGCGGCGAGAACACCGTCAAGGTGCTCACCGCGCACAAGTCCAAGGGTCTGGAGTGGGACGTCGTGGCCGTCCCCGGACTGGTCACCGGCACCTTCCCCAGCGGCCAGGGCCGCGAGAAGTGGACCGCACAGGGCAAGGTGCTGCCGCACGGACTGCGCGGCGACGCCGACACCCTGCCCGACATCGAATCCTGGGACTCCCGGGGCCTGAAGGTCTTCCACGAGGCGATGAAGGACCACCAGCACACCGAGGAACTCCGCCTCGGCTACGTCACCTTCACCCGCCCCCGCTCGCTGCTGCTCGGCTCCGGCCACTGGTGGGGGCCCTCGCAGAAGAAACCGCGCGGGCCTTCCGCGTTCCTCCAGGCTCTCCACGACCACTGCGCCGCCGGGTACGGCGAGACCGAGGCCTGGGCGAACGAGCCCGCCGAGGACGACGAGAACCCCGCCCTGCGGCGGGCCGGCCAGGACCAGGCGTGGCCCCTTCCGCTGGACGACGACGCCCTCGCCCGACGCCGCGCCGCCGCCGACACCGTCCTGGCCCACCTCGAGAGCCTCGCCGGCCACCCCGACGACCGCCCTGCGGCCGTACACGCCCAGGACACGTACGACGACCCGGACTGGCCCCCGCCCCCGGACGACGAAGACCTCCCGCCCGACGACGTCGCCCCCTTCGCCGACGACGTGGCCGACGTGGCCGACGTAGCCGACGAGGACGACTGGGCCTCCTGGACCGCCGACCGCCCCCCGGACGACGGCCTCCCCGCCGACAGCCTGCCCGCCGGCCCGTCCATCGACAGTCTTCCGGCCGACCGTCCCGCCGGCCGCCGTCCCACCGTCCCGCACCAGGCGACGGCTCCGGAACCCGCCGCGCCCCGCCTCACCCCGGAGGAGGCCCGGACCGTCGCCTCCTGGGACCGCGACCTCGACGCCCTCGCCGGCGAGCTGCTGCGCGCCCGCGACAGCGGCACCGAGGTTTTGCTGCCCGCGTCGCTCACCGCCTCCCAGCTGCTGCGGCTGGCCGCGGACCCGGACGGCTTCGCGCGGGAACTGGCCCGCCCCATGCCCCGCCCACCGCAGCCCGCCGCCCGCCGCGGCACCCGCTTCCACGCCTGGGTCGAGGCCCGGTTCGAGGAACTGACGCTGCCCCTGCTCGAACCGGACGACCTCCCCGGCAGCGAGGCCGAGATCTCCGACGAGCACGACCTCGCCGCCCTCAAGGACGCCTTCGAGCGCACCGAGTACGCCCACCGCACGCCCTACCGGGTGGAGGCCCCTTTCCAGCTGGAGATCGCAGGCCGGGTCGTCCGCGGCCGCATCGACGCCGTCTACCGGCAGGACGACAGCGACGCGGGTGGTACCGGTACCGGTGCCGGGACAACGTACGAGATCATCGACTGGAAGACCGGCCGCGGCCGCACCGCCGACCCGCTCCAGCTCGCCGTCTACCGGCTCGCGTGGGCCGAGCAGCAGGGAGTCCCCCTGGAGTCGGTCACCGCCGCCTTCCTGCACGTACGCACCGGCGAGACCGTACGCCACGATGTGCTGCCGGACCGAGCGGCCATCGAACAGCTGCTCCTGGAGGAACCCTCCAAAGACACATCGGGTGACGGACCGGGTGATGCGCCCGGTGAGATACCGCACTCCGAGGACACCCCCGCGGGCCGATAG
- a CDS encoding ATP-dependent helicase, with protein MSSSFSTNGLSHPQVRRGKRGAHRLVRTPPARTSPPRLDAAQRSVVDHGTGPMLVLAGPGTGKTTTLVESVAARIARGGDPERILVLTFSRGAAVELRDRMALRTGAAHAPQATTFHSLCYALIRAHQDSDLFVEPLRLLSGPEQDVTVRELLAGQVDLERLGLTHVRWPDELRACLTTRGFADEVRAVLARSRELGLGPDALDAFARRIGRPDWRAASAFLAEYLDVLDLQGVLDYAELVHRAVLLARRPETARQLAARYDAVYVDEYQDTDPAQVRLLQALAGGGRTLVALGDPDQSIYAFRGADVNGILDFPDAFPRADGRPAPVEVLRVARRSGAALLAATRLVTQRMPLPRLPAEKVRAHREPTPVGDGGRAEVHTYPTSGTELDNIADILRRAHLEDGVAWRDMAVLVRAGSRTLPVVRRALTSAGVPVDVDGNDLPLRHEPAVTPLLTALRAVATAEAAGGPEEEPDASGQEKGQAQGQRCWLDTETALTLLASPLAGMDTADLRRLGRALREEERAAGNALPPPSDDLLARALAEPERLVVHDPTYARGAQRLGTLLRTARERLANGGTAEEALWDLWDGTPWPTRLERSARRGGAAGRNADRDLDAVCALFATAARAEERTGGRGALNFLEEIDAEDIAADALTRRAVRPDAVRLMTAHRAKGLEWRLVVVAGVQEGLWPDLRRRGSLLEADRIGRDGLAEPLTPGALLAEERRLFYVAATRARERLVVTAVKAPADDGDQPSRFLTELGVEPKDVTGRPRRPLSVAALVAELRATTVDPRVSGTLREAAARRLARLAALADEDGRPLVPSAHPYRWWGMYEPTRSRVPLRSRDQPVVLSGSALDQLANTCALQWFLGREVKADAPATAAQGFGNVVHVLADEVASGRTPADLAVLMERLDSVWNALAFDAPWKSRQEKQNARVALERFLKWHVMDRAGRTPVASEHDFDVRLGAGDYEVRIRGQMDRVEADGEGRAYVVDFKTGKHAPSSAEVARHPQLAVYQLAVQEGAVDEVFDGSRPEAGGAELVQLRQPAAKRDGGETLPKVQAQESLEGQGEQGEQGEWVGDLLATAAGKVLDERFTPSAGQHCTHCAFRASCSARPEGRHVIE; from the coding sequence GTGAGCTCCTCTTTCTCCACCAACGGCCTGTCGCACCCCCAGGTACGACGGGGGAAGCGTGGCGCTCATCGACTGGTCCGTACCCCGCCGGCCCGCACATCCCCCCCTCGGTTGGACGCCGCACAGCGCTCCGTGGTTGACCACGGGACCGGGCCGATGCTCGTCCTCGCAGGTCCGGGCACCGGAAAAACGACCACACTGGTCGAGTCGGTGGCCGCGCGCATCGCCCGGGGAGGTGACCCCGAGCGCATCCTCGTGCTGACGTTCAGCCGCGGGGCGGCGGTCGAGCTGCGCGACCGCATGGCCCTGCGCACAGGAGCCGCGCACGCTCCGCAGGCGACCACGTTCCACTCGCTGTGCTATGCCCTGATCCGTGCCCACCAGGACAGCGACCTCTTCGTCGAGCCCCTGCGACTGCTGTCGGGCCCCGAACAGGACGTCACCGTCCGTGAGCTGCTCGCCGGCCAGGTCGACCTGGAGCGCCTCGGCCTGACACACGTGCGCTGGCCGGACGAACTGCGCGCCTGCCTGACCACCCGCGGCTTCGCCGACGAGGTCCGCGCGGTGCTCGCCCGCAGCCGCGAACTGGGCCTCGGCCCCGACGCCCTGGACGCCTTCGCCCGCCGTATCGGTCGCCCCGACTGGCGTGCCGCGTCCGCCTTCCTCGCCGAGTATCTCGACGTCCTCGACCTGCAGGGCGTCCTCGACTACGCCGAACTGGTCCACCGTGCGGTGCTCCTCGCCCGCCGCCCCGAGACCGCCCGGCAGCTCGCCGCGCGGTACGACGCCGTGTACGTGGACGAGTACCAGGACACCGACCCGGCGCAGGTACGGCTGCTGCAGGCGCTGGCCGGCGGCGGCCGTACCCTGGTCGCCCTCGGCGACCCGGACCAGTCGATCTACGCCTTCCGGGGCGCGGACGTGAACGGCATCCTGGACTTCCCCGACGCGTTCCCCCGCGCGGACGGCCGCCCGGCCCCGGTCGAGGTGCTGCGTGTCGCGCGCCGCTCCGGCGCTGCCCTGCTGGCGGCCACCCGCCTGGTCACCCAGCGCATGCCGCTGCCCCGCCTGCCCGCCGAGAAGGTCCGCGCCCACCGGGAGCCCACCCCGGTAGGGGACGGCGGCCGGGCTGAGGTCCACACGTACCCGACCTCCGGCACGGAGCTGGACAACATCGCCGACATCCTGCGCAGGGCCCACCTGGAGGACGGCGTCGCCTGGCGGGACATGGCCGTCCTGGTGCGGGCAGGCTCCCGCACCCTCCCCGTCGTCCGCCGCGCCCTCACCTCGGCGGGCGTCCCGGTGGACGTCGACGGCAACGACCTTCCCCTGCGCCACGAACCGGCGGTGACCCCGTTGCTCACGGCCCTGCGAGCGGTGGCGACGGCGGAGGCGGCCGGCGGGCCGGAGGAGGAGCCCGATGCTTCAGGGCAGGAGAAGGGGCAGGCGCAGGGGCAACGCTGCTGGCTCGACACCGAGACCGCGCTCACCCTGCTCGCCTCTCCTCTCGCCGGCATGGACACCGCCGATCTGCGGCGCCTCGGCCGGGCCCTGCGCGAGGAGGAGCGGGCCGCGGGCAACGCGCTGCCGCCGCCCTCGGACGACCTCCTCGCGCGGGCGCTGGCCGAACCCGAACGGCTGGTCGTGCACGACCCCACGTACGCGCGCGGAGCCCAGCGGCTCGGCACGCTGCTGCGCACGGCACGCGAGCGTCTGGCGAACGGCGGTACCGCCGAGGAGGCGTTGTGGGACCTGTGGGACGGCACCCCGTGGCCGACGCGCCTGGAACGCTCCGCCCGCCGCGGCGGCGCGGCCGGACGCAACGCCGACCGGGACCTCGACGCGGTGTGCGCCCTGTTCGCGACCGCCGCCCGCGCGGAGGAACGCACCGGGGGCCGCGGCGCCCTGAACTTCCTGGAGGAGATCGACGCCGAGGACATCGCCGCCGACGCCCTCACCCGCCGCGCCGTACGCCCCGACGCCGTGCGCCTGATGACCGCGCACCGCGCGAAGGGCCTGGAGTGGCGGCTCGTCGTCGTGGCCGGTGTCCAGGAAGGCCTGTGGCCCGACCTGCGCCGCCGCGGCTCCCTGCTGGAGGCCGACCGCATCGGCCGCGACGGGCTCGCCGAACCGCTCACCCCCGGCGCGCTCCTCGCCGAGGAACGCCGCCTGTTCTACGTCGCCGCCACCCGCGCGCGTGAACGGCTCGTCGTGACGGCCGTGAAGGCCCCCGCCGACGACGGGGACCAGCCCTCCCGCTTCCTGACCGAACTCGGCGTCGAGCCCAAGGACGTCACCGGACGCCCACGCCGCCCGCTGTCCGTCGCCGCGCTCGTCGCGGAGCTGCGCGCCACCACCGTCGACCCGCGTGTCTCCGGCACCCTCAGGGAGGCCGCCGCCCGCCGGCTCGCCCGGCTCGCCGCCCTCGCCGACGAGGACGGCCGCCCCCTGGTGCCGTCCGCACACCCCTACCGCTGGTGGGGCATGTACGAGCCCACCCGGAGCAGGGTGCCGCTGCGCAGCCGCGACCAGCCCGTCGTGCTCTCCGGCAGCGCCCTCGACCAGCTCGCCAACACCTGCGCCCTGCAGTGGTTCCTCGGCCGGGAGGTGAAGGCCGACGCCCCCGCGACCGCCGCCCAGGGCTTCGGCAACGTGGTGCACGTCCTCGCCGACGAGGTGGCCTCCGGGCGCACCCCGGCCGACCTCGCCGTCCTCATGGAGCGGCTCGACTCCGTGTGGAACGCGCTTGCCTTCGACGCGCCGTGGAAGTCCCGGCAGGAGAAGCAGAACGCGCGCGTGGCACTCGAACGGTTTCTGAAGTGGCACGTCATGGACCGCGCCGGCCGCACCCCGGTGGCCAGCGAGCACGACTTCGACGTCCGCCTCGGAGCAGGCGACTACGAGGTCCGTATCCGCGGCCAGATGGACCGCGTCGAAGCGGACGGCGAAGGCCGTGCCTACGTCGTCGACTTCAAGACCGGCAAGCACGCCCCCAGCTCCGCCGAGGTGGCCCGTCACCCCCAGCTCGCCGTCTACCAGCTCGCCGTGCAGGAGGGAGCTGTCGACGAGGTCTTCGACGGCTCCCGCCCCGAGGCGGGCGGCGCCGAACTGGTCCAACTGCGCCAGCCCGCGGCCAAGCGGGACGGCGGAGAGACCCTGCCCAAGGTGCAGGCCCAGGAGTCGCTGGAGGGACAGGGAGAGCAGGGAGAGCAGGGGGAGTGGGTCGGTGACCTGCTCGCCACGGCCGCCGGGAAGGTCCTCGACGAACGCTTCACCCCGAGCGCGGGCCAACACTGCACCCACTGCGCCTTCCGCGCCTCGTGCAGCGCCCGCCCCGAGGGGCGGCACGTGATCGAGTGA
- a CDS encoding MGMT family protein, producing the protein MSQQSLPSDTGPKCAGALPEYAERVLDAAERIPPGRVLTYGDVAEWLEEGGPRQVGRVMALYGGAVPWWRVVRADGALLPGHELRALDHYRAEGTPLREAGRAAERHLPRLDMKRARWDGGGSAEDGGRLPPSDVPPGDL; encoded by the coding sequence ATGAGCCAGCAGAGCCTTCCGTCCGATACCGGCCCAAAGTGCGCGGGCGCCCTGCCCGAGTACGCCGAGCGGGTTCTCGACGCGGCCGAGCGGATCCCGCCGGGCCGTGTCCTGACATACGGGGACGTGGCCGAATGGCTGGAGGAGGGCGGTCCCCGACAGGTCGGGCGCGTGATGGCGCTCTACGGGGGAGCCGTCCCGTGGTGGAGGGTCGTCCGCGCGGACGGGGCGCTGCTGCCGGGCCACGAGCTGAGAGCCCTCGACCACTACCGGGCGGAGGGCACTCCCCTGAGGGAGGCGGGCCGGGCCGCCGAGCGGCACCTGCCGCGCCTCGACATGAAGCGCGCGCGGTGGGACGGCGGCGGGTCCGCAGAGGACGGCGGCCGGCTTCCGCCATCGGACGTACCGCCGGGCGACCTGTGA
- a CDS encoding lysylphosphatidylglycerol synthase transmembrane domain-containing protein: MTEQGAHPGDAAGTPDASARPDPGRTDGPGSRGTDPQHAGTEDAGTRTAGTGRQAAPDAHGTDGENGTGPAHVDEVEGDEPLLPARVHRPSDLMRLLVGVFAIGVLLAIATFAHGTTSGLEQDITKGTGQAPDLLIKIAGLASSIAILLVPVAFAIERLIKRDGLRIADGVLAAVLAHGVTLATDLWVAQAAPGSIQEALTQPSPGNVHALTDPVHGYLAPVIAYMTAVGMSRRPRWRAVLWAVLLLDAFSMLVTGYTTPFSVILTVLLGWTVAYGTLYAVGSPNVRPTGQTLMAGLRTVGFHPVSASRQEAPDAVETGDRGRRYFVTLEDGPPLDVTVVDREQQAQGFFYRAWRNLTLRGFATRSSLQSLRQALEQEALLAYAAIAAGANAPKLIAMSELGPDAVMLVYEHSGGRTLDSLPDEEITDELLRGTWHQVQSLQSRRIAHRRLVGDAILVDRSGAVILTDLRSGEIAAGEVLLRMDVSQLLVTLGLRVGAERAVASALSVLGPDAVADCLPMLQPIALSRSTRATLRRLARERAEREREAVLEASRQAKLLRTEQAADHFGGASADGRPEAGKPDKKAVRAEQRAEKRAIDEALEEAREEDLLMQIRYEVLRIRPQAPVEPVRLERVRPRTLISFIAGAIGGYFLLTQLTHIEFGPLISNAEWGWVAAAALFSAASYFAAALALLGFVPERVPYVRTVAAQVAGSFVKIVAPAAVGGVALNTRFLQRAGVRPGLAVASVGASQLFGLGCHILMLLAFGYLTGTEKTPSLSPSRTVIAGLLTVAVLVLVVTSVPFLRKFLFTRVRSLFAGVVPRMLDVLQRPQKLVTGIGGMLLLTACFVLCLYASVQAFGDGTTSVSLAGVAVVFLAGNALGSAAPTPGGVGAVEATLTVGLIAVGLPSEVAAPAVLLFRLLTLWLPVLPGWLAFNHLTRKQAL, translated from the coding sequence ATGACGGAACAGGGTGCGCACCCAGGGGACGCGGCGGGCACCCCTGACGCCTCGGCGCGCCCGGACCCCGGTCGCACCGACGGCCCCGGTTCCCGGGGCACCGATCCGCAGCACGCCGGCACCGAGGACGCAGGCACCAGGACGGCCGGGACCGGGAGGCAGGCCGCTCCGGACGCACACGGCACCGACGGCGAAAACGGCACCGGTCCGGCGCACGTCGACGAGGTGGAGGGCGACGAACCCCTGCTCCCCGCGCGCGTGCACCGTCCGTCCGATCTCATGCGGCTCCTGGTGGGCGTGTTCGCCATCGGAGTGCTGCTGGCGATCGCCACGTTCGCCCACGGCACCACCTCGGGACTGGAACAGGACATCACCAAGGGCACCGGTCAGGCGCCCGACCTGCTCATCAAGATCGCCGGTCTGGCCTCCAGCATCGCGATCCTCCTCGTGCCGGTCGCCTTCGCCATCGAACGGCTGATCAAACGCGACGGACTGCGGATCGCGGACGGTGTGCTCGCCGCCGTCCTCGCGCACGGAGTGACACTCGCCACCGACCTGTGGGTCGCGCAGGCGGCCCCCGGCTCGATCCAGGAGGCGCTGACCCAGCCCTCCCCCGGCAACGTCCACGCCCTCACCGATCCGGTGCACGGCTATCTGGCACCCGTCATCGCCTACATGACGGCCGTCGGCATGTCCCGCAGGCCCAGGTGGCGCGCGGTGCTGTGGGCCGTGCTGCTCCTCGACGCCTTCTCCATGCTGGTCACCGGGTACACGACCCCGTTCTCGGTCATCCTGACGGTGCTGCTCGGCTGGACCGTCGCGTACGGCACGCTCTATGCGGTCGGTTCGCCCAATGTGCGTCCCACCGGACAGACCCTGATGGCGGGCCTGCGGACGGTCGGCTTCCATCCGGTGAGCGCGTCCCGCCAGGAGGCGCCGGACGCCGTCGAGACCGGGGACCGGGGCCGCCGGTACTTCGTCACCCTGGAGGACGGTCCGCCGCTGGACGTGACGGTGGTCGACCGCGAGCAGCAGGCACAGGGCTTCTTCTACCGCGCGTGGCGCAATCTGACCCTGCGCGGCTTCGCCACCCGCAGCAGTCTCCAGTCCCTGCGCCAGGCACTCGAGCAGGAGGCGCTGCTGGCGTACGCGGCCATCGCGGCCGGTGCCAACGCGCCGAAGCTGATCGCGATGTCCGAGCTGGGCCCCGACGCGGTGATGCTCGTCTACGAGCACAGCGGCGGGCGCACCCTCGACTCGCTGCCGGACGAGGAGATCACCGACGAACTCCTGCGCGGCACCTGGCATCAGGTGCAGTCTCTGCAGTCCCGCCGGATCGCGCACCGCAGGCTGGTCGGCGACGCGATCCTGGTGGATCGTTCCGGCGCGGTGATCCTCACCGATCTGCGGAGCGGGGAGATCGCGGCCGGCGAGGTGCTGCTGCGCATGGACGTCTCCCAGCTGCTGGTGACACTGGGGCTCCGGGTGGGCGCCGAACGCGCGGTGGCCTCCGCGCTGAGCGTGCTCGGACCCGACGCCGTGGCGGACTGCCTGCCGATGCTCCAGCCGATCGCACTGAGCCGCTCCACACGCGCGACGCTGCGCAGGCTCGCCCGGGAACGGGCGGAGCGCGAACGTGAGGCGGTCCTGGAGGCTTCCCGGCAGGCCAAGCTGCTGCGCACGGAGCAGGCCGCGGACCACTTCGGGGGGGCCTCGGCCGACGGTCGGCCCGAGGCCGGGAAGCCCGACAAGAAGGCCGTACGCGCGGAACAGCGGGCCGAGAAGCGGGCGATCGACGAGGCGCTGGAGGAGGCGCGCGAGGAGGACCTGCTCATGCAGATCCGGTACGAGGTGCTGCGGATCAGGCCGCAGGCGCCGGTCGAGCCGGTCCGCCTCGAGCGGGTGCGTCCGCGCACGCTGATCAGTTTCATCGCGGGCGCCATCGGCGGGTACTTCCTGCTGACGCAGCTCACCCATATCGAGTTCGGGCCGCTGATCTCCAACGCGGAATGGGGCTGGGTGGCGGCGGCCGCGCTGTTCTCGGCGGCCAGCTACTTCGCCGCCGCCCTGGCGCTGCTGGGGTTCGTGCCGGAGCGGGTGCCGTACGTCAGGACGGTGGCGGCGCAGGTCGCCGGTTCCTTCGTGAAGATCGTCGCTCCGGCGGCGGTGGGCGGTGTCGCCCTGAACACCCGCTTCCTCCAACGTGCCGGGGTGCGGCCGGGGCTCGCGGTGGCGAGTGTCGGCGCGTCCCAGCTGTTCGGGCTGGGCTGCCACATCCTGATGCTGCTGGCGTTCGGCTATCTGACCGGTACCGAGAAGACGCCCTCGCTGTCGCCGTCCCGTACGGTCATCGCGGGTCTGCTGACGGTGGCGGTGCTGGTGCTGGTGGTGACCTCGGTGCCGTTCCTGAGGAAGTTCCTCTTCACGCGCGTGCGGTCGCTCTTCGCGGGTGTCGTGCCACGGATGCTCGATGTACTGCAACGCCCGCAGAAACTGGTCACCGGCATCGGTGGCATGCTGCTGCTGACCGCCTGTTTCGTGCTGTGCCTGTACGCCTCCGTCCAGGCGTTCGGCGACGGGACGACGTCGGTCAGCCTCGCCGGCGTGGCCGTGGTCTTCCTCGCGGGCAACGCGCTGGGGTCGGCGGCGCCCACCCCGGGTGGTGTGGGCGCGGTCGAGGCGACCCTGACGGTCGGTCTGATCGCGGTCGGCCTGCCCAGCGAGGTCGCCGCGCCGGCGGTCCTGTTGTTCCGGCTGCTGACCCTGTGGCTGCCGGTTCTTCCGGGGTGGCTGGCCTTCAACCACCTCACCCGCAAGCAGGCCCTGTAG